The Anthonomus grandis grandis chromosome 16, icAntGran1.3, whole genome shotgun sequence genome includes the window TTTTGTAACATTCGGAGAAGTAATAGGTATTGAAGACAGGCGTCCTCGTTTCAAAGATTCGATTCATTTCAACGCAGATTTGACAGAATTtagtttaacttaaataaaacttgaaaatttgttgctttctaaataaatatttactctaagactttttgtctttattagtAAATGAATGTCCAAAATATCCCCATATCATGTCCATTATTACCCCAGAGCAGGGGATACATTGGACAAATGACCAAAAATTTTTGATCccggtttaaaaatatttttaaatttatttggataatgctatgtagtaatatattatgacaaaagtttgtttattacattaataaaacCTTATGGATAGAGATTTCTTCGAAAAAAAGTTAGAGatcatttaatcaaatttttccCATGTATCTTCGGTCTCCCCTACTTTACCCTGGAGAAAATTATGGAAATCTTTTAAATGTGCATGTATTTAGAACTcatgggaaaaaaattattttaacaatcaTATGATGACTGTGTTGCCGAAGGCTGAAAATTAAGTGTCAAAATTAGGTGGTCCAAATTGTTCTAAAAGAAGCAAAAATCATTTCATTCAAAAAGTCAGTCACATAACACACAACATCTTATTCCTAGCACTAGGTATGATATAAAgagaaagtaattttattacattatattaaaTAACCTTTGAGCCaagaaagttttaataaatttctttgctATCAACATTTCAGAATCACACATAATTATAAATAGTTGCTAATATGACTGGAGGATGAGAAAACAGACGCCAGGTTCACATTAACAccaaatttaaatcatattttgaaTTCTTGTCTCCAATGCTTGGAAGATCACTTAGGTACATTCCCAGATATGTTCAAGAttaagacacaagttttaccttaagaaactattaataaagaaaaatctgtAGGAGAATATCTTTAGTTTAATACTtgtcaatttatttggaatttttcctTGGGAAAGCCCACTTGGATATAACAAGCAGATTGATACAAGTATTGATTATCCATGGCCTCGGACATAACCCTCCTGATATTGCTGtaactaagtaaaaaaattaacattcctataaatatcaaattgtGTTATCAATTTATGCTAAAATTACCCAAAGTGTATTTACATGACCAAAGGTGCAACCTTGTCGACAAGACAGAATACATTATTTGTCCTTATAATTATAACAGTTTATAAAATGATTATCGGGTACCTTAAATAgaccaaattttgaaaaacctgACTATTAAATGTTGAATTATGGAATTAGATGAATTTATAGCCCTCAttttatgtatttgtttttagtttGACAACATtacaattataatataaataaaaagcaattaagttaaaatatagttatttgcaagataatatttaatttgccCAATACCACCTAGTTACTGTAAAAACGATAATTCATTATTTTGCTCCTTAAAGTATTAAACTGATAATCAGCCTGTCATTTACAGTTAATtaactatattatgtatttataattaaaagctgcaattaataaatatctggtgtcaataaaatcattatttacaATTAGGCTTACACAGAGCCAGATTTAGGCATTAATTTCTTAAGTTATCATTCTGATTCTTATGGTTGAAGATTTTGGTGGTTTAAAACAGGCTAATTTGCTAACAGTAGTcgcagttttttttatgtattaggtACATACATGGATAAaagaatttgtcaaaatttgaaaaacttataGAGTAGAGGTGTGATACATCCTTCAGTATCATCCTTAGGAAACTTAATTATATCTACCTATAATAAgtaggaaaacaaaatatagaaaatCTAACAAACTGTTCTGTCCGGCTACTGATTTTGTTCTGTCCAATTAGTGTCCAATCACTAgccaaaatgcatttttatagaaaaaacaataaatattttttttatagaattttaaagtttttttgacaaAACTGCCTGACTATTGACATATTCACCCTACCGAGTATTATTTTAAACCAATCTTCAACAGAAATCACATCCACATCTCAAAAAGCGATTTTATTGACAACCAGTATAAGTTAAAACATCCTTATTAGgtagtaaatattattatataccaAATAAGAAATCATGGCGTATGGTGTAATTGGAAATACAAGACAAGCAAAGTAGCAAAGCACGAaatactttatgaaaatatcattttttttccttacaaTCTAAATGCACCTTATATCCTCAAGGAATGTCGTCACcacattttaaaacttataaactaCTGGACTTTTGATTTCATCAAAACATAATCGGCATTGGTGGGTGCGCTCTTTTTATTGCTTTTCGAAATGTACGCTTTGTAAAAGAATCTGGCAAACAGCACGAAATAACTGAAATACATGCAAATTgataattttacattaaatggGGTAACATGACATTCGATTCCTTGCTGTAAAAGTTGATGTGCCCACATGTTTACTGCACATCCTATAACCATCTGAAGCAACTGCAATGAGGTTATTAGGAGGGCCACTTGTTTGGGTGGATGATGTCCCCAGGCTCTCAATCCATAATATGAGTACATAATTGAGTGGACACAATAGTTCATTACAATGAACCAGCGAGCACTAGAAGCCGTCTCAGTATAACTGTACCAAGAGTATAAAAGTACCGTAATGTGATGATACCAATGCAAAAAAATCAATGGTTGTTTACGAAGTACTATAAATACCGTGTCTCCTAACTCTGGTAACTTACTTAACACAAACATCCAAGTCCAGAAGCCAGATACTCTGTCCTGTTCAATAAACGAAGGTACACAAACCGAATGGTACAATCCATGAGTGGtcagtgaaaaaataaattctggCACCGTCCTGCACGCCCCCATGATGCTGAAAGTGGCCAGTAGCAGGTTCCATAATATCAAAGTACCTCTAAGCTGGAATCTGGGGCGGTACTGCATGAGATACTGGCCCCCAAATATAAACACCATGTAGGCACCGACATAATAAAAGCCAAGAGTCCAGTTATCCTGCATCCACGCCTTCGTTTTTTGGTGTATAAAATCCGACTCGAAGTTGAAAACATAAGAGTAATTCGGCAAGGTAACCTGGTTGTATTCCTTCATTTTCTCTCCGCACTCACTCTCACTTCGGTTCAGGAGTTTGTCGGTTGAAATAAACGGATTTTTCGTGTATCTAAACCGGCACACTTTCGACGGTACTATCACAGACAGTCTAAAGAAACGGTGAATTAAATTAACCGGGGGGGGTATGAGGTAAAAATTCGTAGCGATTCGTGGATCTCGTTACTGCCGACGTCCCGCTTCGCCACCACTCATAGACCAAGAGAAACGTACGCGGACGCACACCCAAAATCCGAAATACGTTTTGTCATCGGTAAACCACGCGCGCATGGTTTATATAACAGGGAGTCCACgcgcttttttttttaaatttttgtcacacggtaaaaatatcattttgtaaTTTGCGATTCATTGAATCGATTAtgttaaactgtttttattttttttatttaaaaattataccgGTGTTTAAAGATTCACGAACTTGGTTAACCTttcttaataaagaaaattcattttacGTAGacgatttagttttttttttaaatatttcctacGCATTTCTATCCTAATgtattcgttaaaaaaattaattaattcctgGCATTGTTTGTctgttatgtaaattattattttactttattattttgaaaatgacaacaatgaCACGTGGTGATTCATAAAAATGACAAGTGACACTGTTGACAGTTTAGTTCTTTTCTGCCCCGTGATTGGTCACTTATCAgaacttttttaatgaatttgcttgtaaataaatattttaattaattacaactAAATAAGTACATTAATTAATGCTACAATTGACCtgaaaataaagagaaaaaaaattaatgggttATATTAAACACACTTAACGTTGTAACGTCACATGCCCATCAGGCTCCTCTTAAGGTGGCTTTATTCATACGGTATGTAATAAGAAGTAAGACGTAAGCTCTATGTAACAAGAATCGTGTgaattcataaattaaaaacgtAAGAAGTAAAATAACGTCAAGGCTAATAAACTCAACGTTGAGTTTATTAGCCTTGAAATAACGTAACAAAATTCATGTtgtctttctctctctctctctctgaaATTATTGTCAAAGTTATCAGCTCAGCTGTCAGTGTCAAcctttattcttttaatattatctttatATTATGGACGACTTAACATACAGGAAAGAATAATGCTGGATGAGTTCTATGAATAAATGTTTACTCTcgtaattcattttttttgcaatttaaatttagataattataaaGGCAAAGGCAAAACTGTAAGCTCACAAATATAAacaacacaaaaattaaattttttgacttcTTTAACTACCCTTTTGATTGGTTATATTGGCGAACATTGCTGATCACTTACGATTCCCTAGTAAGATAGATTATTATAGAatagattattatattttgtagtatttaattttaaaatttgaatttcgcgcctttAGATATAACGTCATATGTGTTGACAGTTATTACGTTTTGTTAGGTTGGTATAAGGATTGACAGGGAGATTATGACGTGACTCGATTATGGCGAGACGCATTAAttgatgtatttttaaaattatggattTATTAGTTGAGTTTTAATTTGTGTATTATTTTAACTGAATAAA containing:
- the LOC126745929 gene encoding elongation of very long chain fatty acids protein 6, which translates into the protein MKEYNQVTLPNYSYVFNFESDFIHQKTKAWMQDNWTLGFYYVGAYMVFIFGGQYLMQYRPRFQLRGTLILWNLLLATFSIMGACRTVPEFIFSLTTHGLYHSVCVPSFIEQDRVSGFWTWMFVLSKLPELGDTVFIVLRKQPLIFLHWYHHITVLLYSWYSYTETASSARWFIVMNYCVHSIMYSYYGLRAWGHHPPKQVALLITSLQLLQMVIGCAVNMWAHQLLQQGIECHVTPFNVKLSICMYFSYFVLFARFFYKAYISKSNKKSAPTNADYVLMKSKVQ